ACCAATAATACAGCTTGTGATGATGGCAACCTCATCCattctcagaaaaaaaaaaatgaaagacaGAAACAAATTGTAAATCTTAATCCGATGGTTGAAGATGAATGGAAGCATGTAGGCCAGACGAACACAAGGAACAAGCACGGCTCTGCTCTCCGATTACGTGAGGGGAAAAATACGGAGATATCCAAGAAAAGGTCTTTGAGTATTTCAATTCCCCACCTGATCTGCAGATGCCTGGGGAGATCCCCAAGGACGAACACAGGGAAATCTGAATGCGACATCTGCTCGGGCTTGTGAGGGAAATCGAGAGCAGAACTATTAAATATGTACTCGAAGATCCTGCAAAGTATTTCGCAATCGCTGAAGCAGTTGGGAGCGTCGGCATGTCGCTCGGCATTAAGATGGGTGTCCAGAACTGAAAATTTTGCTGTAATTGAATAATTCCCTTCTCCATTAGAGCCTCTCTATGAGTTGttcttgggtttttttgttcaaaaaactGTGGTAAAACCTGGAATTAAGTGCTGTTGTTAAGAGTGATTTTGATTAGTCTCTCCACCAAGACATTGGAGGGAATCTGATTGTGGtctccttttgttttattgACTGTTTGAATCATGGCTTGAACTGTGTAAATTTGATTGAAAATCATAAATCATGGCTTGAACTGTGTAAATTTGATTGAAAGTCATAGCATAGTGAAACAGGGAAAGGCTTCACTTGGGTTTGTTTTGGCTTGCAAGGGCTCTTCTGTCCTCTTGGCTTGTGAAAAAAGATTGATTGTGCTTAATTATGCTTAGTTTTTGTACCTTTCATCATCCTTTCACTTTGATTACTCTTAAATTGCTGAGTGTTGTTGTGGGGATCTAGCCCAGAACTTGGCccgcagttttttttttcccagcaCTTATTTTCTTGTTAAGAAAAAGAGCAGAGAGAGAGCGAGGAAAAGGGGAACAGGTTTTTCAgagttttttattcttttcttttgaagCTTTTAGGAAACCAAATCAGACCAGATTTAAAAGCATCTTCAAGAAGAAGTGCAGGAGATTTCAGCAGGGCAGACCagattttatctttcttttatctCTAGATTTTATATTGAAAAGTTGGGAAGTGTAATATTATCCGAGGGAAAAAGGATTCTATCCGGGAGCATAGTTTCTACACCCAGATACAAGATgtggcgaaatgaccacccccatgaaaggcgataATCACGctcttgttgatgcttctgtgTGCGTTTTCATTGGGCAAGGACTAtgctcccagacagaaaactctcCCCCACTGTTTAATTAGTGAATCTATCTCGGATTTCccccattttatttttccattcacCTTGAAGGGTTTTCCACAAATTTAGTATTGTGATTTGATTTATGATtactttcttttattgttttcagCATTTACATGCACACATTTGTGGgttgtttcatttttatttcaCATTCACATAGGGAAGGGCTTGCTTCTCAACACCAGGATTATAGTCTCATGGACCCACTTTTGCAAGGTCCCAAGAGGGATGAACTAGAGACTGTCCTAACATTCGGCATTTTTTCGTAAAATGCAAAGTCATAATTCATGACATTAGTTGGTGTGGGCCTTGTGGCTTATGATTTTATCAATTGGAAATGCatatttgaaaaagaaaggaacattTAATTACCTTAAAAAATAGTATAAaaaccaaatagatttctttctaACTAGAAGGTTTGATAAGTTGTTATGTAAAAATTGTAAAGTTATATTGGAAgagagcctaaccacacaacatagattatTGGTCATGGTTATATGTTTCATCACGCCTAATCGTAAGAAATATGAGCTTATTTGCCCTAAAGTAAGGTGGTAGAAAGAAAAGTCTATAACGTATTTTCTTTCTATTAGCATGCTATCCACAAGCTGACAGAATATCTGAATTTCCAAGTGAGAAATATTGACAGTTTTGGTCTGAGGCATATGGATGCATTTAATCCTGAAATTATGTCACACGGCCCCCATAACCATGCAATCAGAAGTTCAGAACGATATGATTCAGTATACATAATATGTTGGATTTTGACTGCTATATTTGGGACGGACGTTCAGATGAATAAGATATCAGCCCTTATGTAGAAATATTGGACTGCTGTAAAGGATACTACCTATTTTTCTGGCCTGGAACATTAGTAAATTTGAAGCTTCTGTAAGATCAACAGGTAGTAAGTCCATGATTCAGGTATAAACATATAAACATCTCTGTAACAAGATCAAATATAATAATACCGATGGTAATCGGTgcacaagttttttttttttttaaatttaaaattcctCTAATTCAAAACTAAACCTATTCTAAACAGATGTAAAGtgagattttctttctttttttttgttcttcctttACCCCATTCAGATGGAGAACTGTTCTACATTCGAAGTACAAGGGCTAGAAGTGCAGCTGCCATGAGTATCCAGAAACTTTTAACAGATTCCTTCTTGATTGTGTAGGAGAAATTCTTTCCAAATAAGGAGTTTATATCTACAGTGCATTGCGTATAAATGAAGAATATTTTTTCTCCAAAGTTGAGCTTTATTGATCATAAAATTTTACAGTTTCCTAGAGTCCTACTACCAAAAGACGATTTCTTTTTATCTACTGGGAATCTAATGTTAAGGAAcacaaacccaagaaactttatttaattaattgtcAAAAAGATTTTTGTACCTAAAATTTGATTGAAACACCCTTCCTCACAATCTAGTAGTTCTGCAACTTGTATATGCAATCCTAGCAGCCTCACTTCCCTGTCGGATGTCTTCATACATTTTTAAGGAAGCCTCTGCAAACTTGGTCAGCTGGTCAAGTGCCTTAGTCAAACCTGAGTGTATGCTGCCAACTTTTGAAGTATTTTCATGCCTCTCATACTTACTATTTTCTGATCCTTCACCATCGTCTGAATCTAGGGAtccttgtttcttttgttgatcTCCTGTCTGCTGCTCCATTGAATTGCGCACATTAGTTGCTAAGGCTTTGATGGCATCTTTGAGCTCTCCAGACGGCAGGGCTCTGATCCCAGCTGACCAGTCAAGACACAGAACAAAAATAGGTGGGGCCAGAGCCCGGCGGGGACAGAAGACTCTCCTTCCCTTGGATCGCTCTTGAGGTAGTAAAATGCAATTTTGGAGCCAGCCATTGAGAGCTTCTACGTAAGATATGTGAGCTTCAATCCAGTCTGTGAAGCTTGATCCAAAGCACTCGATCTCATGGTGGAGATGAGCCAACACCTGCCTGTGAGAATCACCCTGAACAGGTCCTGATGTTGAGCTCTTTGAATGGTAGGCAAGTGAAATTGTGATATATTGTGCATGATGGCATGCAAGCATCGCCTTCCACATCCGAATCAATCTGCGGAGGGTCCACCGGTCATGAATCTGATGCTATAATTAGATACATCTCAGAGGCATCTAGTCTTCGATCAGAATGCAATCAGTTTGAAAACCAACAGAAATCAGAGGAAACAATTCATGGACAAAGGTTCAGAGTCCTAACTTATTTGAAGATGaatgaaatggaaaaaaattacCCCTGTATCATCTCCACAAGCTGTGGTTGCAACTCTTCATCCCTTAATTTTTCAATTCGTTTCGCTATTGAATCAACCGCATGAATAGCCACTGTTATTCGTGAATGTAGATCTTTCACAACTGCCCGAGTCTTGTCAATCACTTTGGGGCTTACATCCTTGGCAAATTGGTGCCTGAGCTGATCACACTTCTGATCAAACACCTTCTTGATGGACTCACTAGCCTACCAAGGACAAAAAGAATAAATTGCTTCTCCATACTTTCCATCATGATAGTGATGTTCATAGGGGGAAAGGTGATGGAACTTAAGATTCAATCATGTTATAcatcaaaaataaaacaaaaataaaatgaaatggctataaaaaaagaaataatgtTCTTTCTTAAGGTTATTTACAATGGCTTTAGTGGCAGCTTAGGAGACTGCACCAGGATCAAGATCAAgttataattaaaataaattgaatTTTAGATTACTTTGCTTTACCTACTTATCATAAGATTTTTCtgagaattttattttaattacaaTATAATAAAAGTATGAGGAAAGAATGAAGATTTTGTTCAAACCCTCACAAATCCATGATAaaagaaacaggaaaaaaaggggggagtgTGGGCGAAAGGTTCCCTAGAAAAGCAACCCAAGAGAAGTATCAGTTGACAAGTGGTTTATTTCTATCATGTGGACAGCTGATGGGGCACAttggaccattggatagatagaGCACCCTTGGCttgtccacatgtcaaatttgtaAGCCATCACTTTTTTCATATGAATTTAGTAAGCCATCTCATCATTGTGATCCACCATCTAATGTATTTCTCTCATATTTTTTACCAGTAAAATCAATGGAAGGTTGAGGTGGCAATACTAGCCATTGATTAGGTGGAATGGTGGATTAACCATTTGTTAAATTTCGGAGCCGAACTCAATTACATATCCCACCGTGTATTGAACCTTTCCCCTTAGCATCATCAATTATCCTCCTCCAAATCTTGACCAAAATTGACCCGTTGATCATGCCAAAATGGTGTAGTATTTATCGGTTGGAACATACCacataaataaaaggaaaattgagCACCAACTAAGCTCCACCAGGCACATAAAAGTGCCATACCTCATTCTATATTAACAGCCAGGTATGTTATTTTTGAGCAACTGTGGTCCATTTCCCATACAAACAAGAGAAGTGACAATTAGTAAAAACTGAACTTGCATGCATCAGAATTACAAAATGAAACTGCGCTGGCTTTATTGGAGGCTGCTTTAAAAAGTGGGAATCTCCATCACACTGAGAACATGGAAAAAATAGTGATGGGAAAGGTTCTTTGAAATGGATGTGGCTTTCCATGTTCCCATCACAAAGCCACCATCCATTTCAAACTGGTGACGGGATTCATCATGCAAAGGTCTTCTAATTTTTCTTGCCATCCAATGTTTTCATTCTGTTTTACGTACCACAATAAAGCAAGGGTACCTATCATTCAAAATGCAAACTCCGGTTACTCCGCTTGGCAAAAATCTACATGAGTAAGGCTCTTTTGAATCCAAATCTAAGACTGTTCAGAAAGGTTTCAAGTGATACTCTAAATTTGTTATATGCAGGCAGGCCCCCCCTGGGCAAGCAGGGCATTTCTCACAAGCCAAGCACTACAATGTGATGAACTAAGGGTAACATTCCAAACAAGTTAAAAACTATGAACACATGGATGGTCCTAGAAAGACCATATGAATAATACAAATCAGAAAAGGCAAAGACAATTATTATAAGCCAATTACAGTGCATGCAGAACTAAACAATAGATACTATTAAAGGAATTTGTAGATAAAATGTATCAAACCAAGTACCTTAACTTCATCATAAAGTTTCCGCTCCCATGCAAACAATCGGTCTAAGGTGGAGGAATGGCTCCCCGAGATCATGCAAAACTCTTCGATAAATTCACTTCCACTATCGTCAATGTCATCCTTTGAAGCCGTTGCAAGATGATTCCTAGATGAAGATGATTGAAAAGATGTTGACCGGTTCCAAGTAATCAGTTTTTTCGTATGTTGTGGAGTTTCTACAGAGACATTGAGAGATTCGATGTCATGACAATATAAAAGAGACATTTTTCCTACGTTGTTTCGTTTACAACATCCAGTAAACACACCCACCAGGAAGGTTCGCAGTATATTCAGTCAATAGGCTATCTTTTGGGTAAGTGACGGCCTACGTAATTTTAGACGAGATTACTACACAATTCCACTCAATGGAATTTATAATCTTCTGGGATGGGGTAAATTTCACTCAGTTGAATAAAGTTTTCAGGCCATCCAAAATTTGGTTGGATTCTGTTCTTCAAGAGATTGGCAAAACTGgcaataaataagaaaaggtgcatcttgttgtaaccaaagtggtgaattgAGAAGTCGTagccttcttttaattgtcagAGGttaaaaaggattttcaaaataagttgaaaatgaTTAAACAATGTCTATTAAAGAGCTGCTATTGTCTTTTCAAGTTTTCTAAGAACACATGTGTTCTTTCCCACCAATTTTGGTTACAATTAGAGTTTCCCAATAAGAAATATGGCCACAATAATCCAGGAACACTACCCACCGATTAAATACGACCACACAGTGGAAATAGACAATTTATTGTATGAAAACCACCTCTGAAACTGTCACCAAAAAATTTTGGAACATTATTAAGCTCCCAAAATGATGCAGGAACATGTTAATGGGAGAACCAGTCTAGCTATCAATGAAAACCTACCATCAGTAAGAAGTGTGTTTTGACGCTGGCAACAGACTAGATCAAAAGCTGCCACAAGTACAGAGTTAGGTGAACTCCCTGCAAAGAAGCTAATTTTAAGGAGAATTGAAAAGGTAAAAATGAACCTCAATGCTTACcgaaacaaaaaatcaaagaaaatccATATGATCCTGTTAAATAGTAAATCAAAATGCAGCACAGATTACTTCCAGGAATACCTTTGGTATGAGTACAGTTGAGGCTGATTTTATTTGCTTCAAGCATTCTAGAGAACTCCTTGCCAGATTCGGATGCTCTAAAGAAACGATGCTCAATATCCTTTATGCTTGACAAAAAATCTTTAGCCCTGTGGGTGATGAACTCAGATGGATCCTCCCTATCAGCAGATATCTCTTTCTCTGGCtgtgtcttctctttcctgGAATTTGACTGCTCCATAACAACATTGCCAACCAAATTTTCCGCCAACCCATTGGAAATAAGATCGGACTGCAGCAGTTTTTCTTCGTCAACCAGTGCTTTACTTCGAGATCGAGCAGCTGAATCACCAGAAGTTTCAGTCCTCCGTTCAGATTCTGGCCTTGCTGGCCCTGGAAAGATTTCACCGTTCCATTTTGAATCAGTCTTCTCCAAATTCTCCCCAACCCCATCAATGAAAGGAACAACTTCCTCTCCTCGGAACTGTCTCAACTCCGACATATTCCTATCAAATCCATTCCTACCAAAAAACCTGAACCTCTCTGTTTCATCAGCAGGATCAAAATAGTCCCACGAAAATCCGGCCCCAGGTGGAGGGGGAGGTGGGGGTGGCGGGAAGTTCATGAAATCATCGTCCATGAAACTATCCAAGGATGGATCAATATTAACAGTTACCGCTGCAGTTCCTCCCAATCTCATGTAACTCAAGTTGGAGAGCGGAGGTGAAATGGGACTTTCGTTGTGCAGTGGTGAATCCAGAGTCTCGGCAATGTGggaaggagatggagatgggtaAGAGGAGTGAGAAGGGGTTTTATCATGTTCAGTTGCAGAAGTAGAGAGGGATGATTCCGTCAATACCTCGGCCTCTGCGTATCGCCGAAGCGCAATTCCAATGTTTCTGAAAGATTGAACATAACCGAGGTGAGCAGCTGCAAGAGCGTACCTAGAATCGATAGCTTGCTCGATAAATTTCTTCCGCTCCTTACAGAGCCGTAGAGCCTCGTTCTTACCGCTTCTAGAGCTCGAACAACCCATTTCGCGCTAGCGACCACGCTCACGCTCGCAAAAGCCCACTTAAAGAATCTAACTCCATTATCGAAACTCTCGCGTAACTGCCGCTTTTTAAATGCTGTTCGCCAGTCGCCACAGTTGTTTCTCTCGAAATCCACCGTCTCAGGGAAAAGCAATAGACCTATCTGCACTTGAAATTACTAAACTGTAAAAGACCCATTAACTGTAACGAACCTCCACAAACGATTCAAAGTTCAAACGGAACCAACACCACAAGCAGCCACTTGGTTAGTTCCTTCGACCGTCCACTTTGTCACCAAAGAACAGAAATCTTTCTCTCCCTGGTGAGTGCTAAGTTTTCCATTCAATGAGAAAAACCCACCTCTCCTGAAACTCAATGAAACACAAATGATAAATGAAAACGGTGGCTACGTATTGTAGCTTTCCAAACCCTCGTGTTCTGACATTCTGGGTAGCGAAAGTGAAACAGGTCGTTCAGCAGAGAGCCAGAGACCGACCTCGTGATCTAGAAGAGTAGTTGACGAGGGGAATTCATATCAGTCTCCAAAATTTTCTCTACATTTGTTTTCCTTGATccttcctaataaaacaagatTTCACCTCACTTCTTTTTTAAATCTATATCCAATGTACGAAATAAGTATCTTTTCGGGTTTGAAACTATGGTCTTGCAGAGAAGAAAGTGAAGAAATCTGCAACAAGACGATTCGGGAAGAGAGCCTCGTAATGTGTGCgtgagagagacaaagagagagagagaggtatcaGCTTTAAAATCTCTCTCTTCGGTAAAAGAGATGGGAATGGGAGGGATTgtcaaaaggaaaaggaaaagaaacagagactccttttttgttttctttcttagtTCTTAAGTTCTCTGCAGTCTGCACTTTTCCTTTCGTCTTTACTATCAGGAGGAGAGGGaggggagagaaagagggaacCGCCTGTGCATTTTGCATTGAGAATGCTTTTAATTGACAAAAATGTCCTTACGTTTTCCAATGCATGGGTCTAACGACTCCTTGAAATATGGGTCAAATGGGTCCATTACATAATCCCATACTTTTAAAGTGACAGTGAGCCCAGCCCATCTTTGGTTTCCGTTTGTCTGTTTAGATATTTTCAGGCAAAGCGGCTAGTGGGTGCCCCGCATTGGGTCACAGTGATACCACTAAGCCGTGTTTTGCTCCTTTGTGGTGCTCACACTGCCTCCCCTAATGGCAGTGATGGGGTTATAACTTATGGTTTTCTTGTTTAAGAAATGGGTATATGAAGGGGTGGGATCAAAGAATATAATCATGTGGGAGTCATGGTCCtcagataattttttttgttagagggttcttcacaattttttttttttttgtttgttgaaaTAAAATCTATTGATTAAAAGAGTCATTATAAACAATAGCATCTCTATTACAAAGTTGGAAAAGTTACATAGAGGTAAGTGGTCAAACTATTGGAGATTCAACCGATAGGGTCGACCTGGCCAAAGAGTCTGCCATAGAATTGGAGGATCTTGGAACATAAGAAAAGCTGCAAGAAACAACAGACTTTTGCCGATGAAAAATATCTTGACATATGCTATTAATCCCGATCTCCAGATATGATTTGGAGCATAATTGTTAGAGGGTTCTTCACAACCAAGGTATAAAAATTCAGGATCGGCCTCCGAATTGGTCTGAGTTGATTTCGATCtgaattggattggaatcgattTAAATCAAAATAGAACTAGATGAGAATTAGGAACCAGCTCAGAATCGATTCGATTCAATTGAAATACAAAGGAGGTTCAATTACTCAGACCTTTCCTGAACTTCACCTTAATTCCAATCTCCACTTTTGTATTTTCAACAATTATTCTCTTTTTTGGCTAATTCTCAATCACCTTCACTGTAATTATTGAATATACAGAGGAAGTGATTGGAATTAGGACACAGTCCAGGGGAAATTTGAGTAATTTACTTTACAAAGAAAATTATTAAGAACCGACCGATCGAAATCTGATTTAGATAATAACAATTAGGATTAATAGAAAACATGATCAATGTCAATTGATCTCAATCCTAATCGGCCGAGTCCAGATTCTTGAAATCacgttcacaatgttagtattAGGAGAAATCTCTACTTTACAGCAATGGTAGTGTAGAGAATGACATCATTCATATTAATCAAATAAGAGAAAGAGTATCAAACTGGCAATGTGAGTTGTGAACTACGTCTTATTATGTGAGAGGGTGCATGTTGAATTTTTTACTTTGAAATccatgcattttttatttttttaaaattttcaatttgatcCCCGATTATTTTATTAGAACCCAGATCTCAggtcctttttgttttcttaagtttcacacacacatacatgaAAAAAGAACTCCGTCCAGGAGTGTGGTTTACATcaacactctcatgtgtctatctctctcttcctcaaaagaCATCTGTCTACCCTTGCTCCCTTCAgttccttgtgtctatctctcttcctttATGAAATAACATCTCTATCAATTATTAAGGGAGGAATAAATGCAGGAGAGGGATTGACCCAAGGAGGATGTTGTAGGCCAATCTCTCGTACAAAAACATCTCATGAAATAAGTATCATTGGATTCAATTACAGAAAAAATAGAtctaattttataaaattttaaatttcatattttgacgagttttagaaaaataaaaaaaattgctttACGCTTTCCTATAATAATTGTTTCAAGCTGGAAGATAAGTGGTAAAGTGGATGTGACTTGTGAGCGTCTCTCTCGCATAGCTCCACTCTTTTCCACTATGAATCCATGGCATCCATGTGACAAGTAATGATGGGTCACAAGTAGCGGAAAATTATCGCCCTCAATACTGGGGTGGTTCAGTGCATATCGTGTGGTTGGGCATTGCCCATATTTACACAGTGAGTCCTATCGTGCACACATGAGTGGTGCCCAATCGCATGATGCGCACAGGACCCCCCAATACTGGGGGCGATAGAGATCCAACAAGTAGCtatagaagaaaacaaaatcagattgTGCCATTATTAAATTCTGTTCGGTTAATAATAGGATCATCTTTTCTTAGAGCCTGATTTAAGTTTCATTAGAGAATTAGATTTCAATCCGAATCTATTCTTAACCTTATCAATAACAATGATCATTGtgccatcattttttttcctttttgggctTGTAGAAATGACACCTGATGTGTATTTTGAATTTGCAATTCTTTTGATCGAatcttgttttattctcaaaagttttttaattaatggttaaaaaaaaaagtttttaaaatAAGGGCAAGAGACCATCATTATCTAGTCATGTAGTGCCTGCACCAATAAGGGAGTCAATAAGAGCACACATAAAGGCATCAACataaatgtgattttttattttatgggggcAGGCCAATACTTTCGCACGCCATTGGGTCATag
The sequence above is a segment of the Telopea speciosissima isolate NSW1024214 ecotype Mountain lineage chromosome 7, Tspe_v1, whole genome shotgun sequence genome. Coding sequences within it:
- the LOC122666746 gene encoding protein ALTERED PHOSPHATE STARVATION RESPONSE 1-like is translated as MGCSSSRSGKNEALRLCKERKKFIEQAIDSRYALAAAHLGYVQSFRNIGIALRRYAEAEVLTESSLSTSATEHDKTPSHSSYPSPSPSHIAETLDSPLHNESPISPPLSNLSYMRLGGTAAVTVNIDPSLDSFMDDDFMNFPPPPPPPPPGAGFSWDYFDPADETERFRFFGRNGFDRNMSELRQFRGEEVVPFIDGVGENLEKTDSKWNGEIFPGPARPESERRTETSGDSAARSRSKALVDEEKLLQSDLISNGLAENLVGNVVMEQSNSRKEKTQPEKEISADREDPSEFITHRAKDFLSSIKDIEHRFFRASESGKEFSRMLEANKISLNCTHTKGSSPNSVLVAAFDLVCCQRQNTLLTDETPQHTKKLITWNRSTSFQSSSSRNHLATASKDDIDDSGSEFIEEFCMISGSHSSTLDRLFAWERKLYDEVKASESIKKVFDQKCDQLRHQFAKDVSPKVIDKTRAVVKDLHSRITVAIHAVDSIAKRIEKLRDEELQPQLVEMIQGLIRMWKAMLACHHAQYITISLAYHSKSSTSGPVQGDSHRQVLAHLHHEIECFGSSFTDWIEAHISYVEALNGWLQNCILLPQERSKGRRVFCPRRALAPPIFVLCLDWSAGIRALPSGELKDAIKALATNVRNSMEQQTGDQQKKQGSLDSDDGEGSENSKYERHENTSKVGSIHSGLTKALDQLTKFAEASLKMYEDIRQGSEAARIAYTSCRTTRL